In Brassica napus cultivar Da-Ae chromosome C2, Da-Ae, whole genome shotgun sequence, the sequence ATATTGCCCTATGTAACAATTTGGTTCTTAGCCGAGGTGTGAAGTATTGTATTATGTGACTTTTGAAATGAATgatttgttttctctctcttctttggtAAATGCTTACAATAATTGATGGACCTGTTATTTTATTATCTAATTTAAAGACAAATTAGCAATACTTTTACGATTTACGCCGTTAATACTAAGTCAACAGATATATACTTTAGCactaattgaaaaaaaaactaaataaataagtaaagcTAAAGAAACTAGTGATCTAGCCCTATATATACGTCAGGAAAAAGTATTTGTGATATTATCTctctaatttaaatattatgtatatgctTTGCTTTTGCTTGTAAGTCATGTTTTTAAATTACGTGTATCTATTATCTTGTTCGTCCATGATTGGTCGTTCTCGGTCACCAGCCAGTATCTTTATCTCTTTAACGTACGTTTCAATCATCTCTTCTCCAAATCCAGCCCTAGCTCGGCGATCTACGCTAACACCTTATTGTAATATAGTACAACCAACCATATAAATAGCCATTTATATGCTTCCCAAAATCTTCCTTCtttatttctcaaaatttgATTGAAAAGAATTCTTAAACCATTCTTAAGAAAAGGAAAGATGGGCCTTTCTTACGGCAGCACCGGAGTTATAATCGTTGGAGTTATTCTGAATGATCTTATGAAAGAGGTTTGTTCTTTTCTTGACCTAACTCGTTTGTTTGGTCTTTATTCGTCGGAAGCTTCGGGAAGCATAAACAAGATTCCGATGGAAGATATACTTCCAGCTACGAAATTTGAGGATATGTCACGGGTGAATCCGCCGGAGAGCTGTGGGATATGTCAAGATGAGTTCGAAGGTGGTGATCAAGTCCGGTCTTTGAGGAATTGCGCTCATGTTTTTCACAAGACATGTATTGACCGTTGGATCCATGACGACAAGATGACTTGTCCTTTGTGTAGGACCCTAATCATCCCTGATTTCTATTTCTTTCGCTTGTAAAATCTCAAAAGAGATACAACAATCGTTTGAAAAACTATTTTTGGATACTTTTTGGTGGGGCTGTTCAAtttggtaaaaccgaaccgtaccgaaccgaaccgaacagaaatagacaatatggtttggttttggtatataccatataaaccgaatggatataattttataaaaaccgtaggatttggatatggtttggtatataaccgattaaaccgaataaaccgaacaaaaccgattaaaagtaaaaacatgtaaatatgtatttattttataacaatacatgaaaatctatttgttacataagttaaatttgtgttaataactattaccataattttatagtaataaagaaccttaatttgtaaaacacttgaactataattaaataacaatacatcgcaattcagacatcttattttctaagtcttcttttgatctttttgctttattttagtcttcactaaattaatatgaagattataaatttgatggacaataattaatgaaaaattttcacaacttttttcttatctgtaaacaaacagagtttcgtgtTCAATTGAAAAATCATGACtttaatcaacactaaatatggaagagtagaaaaacttttctttcatgtttctgttttgtttcatatttttattttcaaaatttcaagctttgattttagttatagatttgattattttatttgatggtagaagcatttttacttttttattcatttatttgaacatgtaatatatttttaataaatgattgtgttgacaatatgactctaaaattcatataatatgatctcaaactaaataattatgttttttggtataaagcctaataaaccgaaaaccgacggtatataaaccgaaccgaaccgaagtaaatatggatttagaatggtagttatattttactaaccaaaataccgaaaaccaaaaaaaccgaacctaaaccgaaccgatatccggattgaacacccctacttTTTGGTATATATCTTTATCATTAGAACGATCTCTCAGACAGTTTCTCATAAGAGTAATTCCAAAGTAACACGAAGAggctatatatatttaatgttgaATAATGAACTACAAATAtgacatcaaaatatatatccCCTAAATTTTATTTGCAAAGTGATTTGTATATGTatcatcaccacaatcattctctttttttttttgacaacaagacATTCACAGACTCAACTTGACTCTGTAAATCAAAccggtaactccgcatccatgtgaacgacgaaagacggttgtttcctagcactgcgtgctaagctatccgcccttATATTCTCCGTCCGAGGTACATGAACGATCTCTGAGTTGTTGAAACTTCTTTGTAGGACCTTGATATCTTTCAGAtaactttcaaatgctggtcattcttctggttgcgaaaccatcttcaccaattgagaacaatctgttgcaaacgtaacctgaaactgtcttaaattcctcatgcattccattgcccagatCAGAGCCTCCACCTCCGAATGGAGTGGTGAaagacatgcccttacattccttgctcctAATAAGCCATCGAAACCCGATAGGGTACTATACCAGCCTTGTTCAGAAAATAGATCCTTATCCTTCCATGAACCATCTATAAAACACCAGCGTCCTAAAGTTACCAATGTGGGTCTGGTCTGTATCTGTAATTCTCGCTTTTGGTCATTGTTTACCcgtgcctcagcccaaagtgtaGATTCCAATTCTGCTAATCTGAGTGTTTCCATTGGGTCAATATCCAGGTTACTAAACACTTTATTATTTCTAcctttccagatataccataaTATTCAAGCAAATTGATGGTCATCCATTTTTGGATTAACTcgccaaaaaagatgatccatattaccaaaaaaagttCCCGTAGGAAATAAATTGGGACTCGATGGGATTTTAGATAAAGCCATACTTGACGTGCTgggggacattcaaaaaacacatggtttattgattcctccggaTCTCCGGATcgagcacaacatatatccccttGTATTCCTCTCGCCTTTAGATTTTTCAAAACCGCTATACAACCTGAAAGGAGTtgccataaaaaatgttttatcttgGGAGGACACCGTACTTCCCAACAGAAGGCTTTAAGTGCATCCACTGTGGGCCCATAAAATTCTGGTGGTTTTTCTCTGTCAGGATAAACCCGTTCCACTTGATACCCTGATTTTACCGAATATTTCCCATTttttgtgaaatgccatccatttcTATCTTCCATCTGATTTCTACTTAATGGAATACTCTCAATAATTTTGGCATCATGAGGATCCACCACAGCCCTAATTGCCTGAAGGTTCCAATTTCGGGATTCCGAAttaatgagagaatccactgtgagaTCCGGGTAACTATTTTGaaggtttttgtttgctggtctcgggcgagtggctgGGATCCAAGGGTCATTCCATACCGAAATAGATGAACCTGTTCCCACcattttaattagtcctttacaaaccagagatctagcagatataatactccgccagccatatgacggggaaTAAGAACGGATCGGTcaaggggtgaagcattcctgtaataccgtccTTTAAAAACTCTAGAGAAGAAAGTATTTGGCTTGTCAATTAGCCTCCACATTTGCTTACCAAGCATCGCCGTGTTAAAATCCATAAGATCCATAAACCCTAATTCACCATTGTCTTTAGGCACACataatttatcccatgatttccaatgcatgccTTTTGTGCTCCCTCAtgggctccaccaaaactgagctACTGCACTCGTTAACTTCTTTACTGTCGCTTTTGGTAGCCGATAAacagacatcacatggtttggtAGAGCCGTATCCACTGATTTAATAATCACCTCTTTTCCTCTTCTAGTAAAGAATCTAAAGGTCCATCCATTAACCCTATTATTTAAGCGATCttgaacaaaaccaaacacttgTACCTTAGATCCTCCAACACTTTCGGGCAACCCTAAAtaagatcccattcctcctAAGTTCTGAATACCCAAAATGTCTCTCAATTTTTGACGACTGGATTCTACAATCTTGTGGccaaattgaattgaggatttctgaaaattaatttgttgcccTGAAACCGCttcatattcctttaaaatcctgagaatagtttgacactcttccttatttgccttacaaaagaaaatgcTATCATTGGCAAATAGTAAGTGAGAGACTGCTGGGCAAGCTCTTGCTACCTTCATACCGGTTAACTGTTTGACTCTCTCCACCTTCTTAATATTCATAATTAAAGCCTCAGTgcacaaaataaataagtaaggAGACAAAGGGTCTCCTTGACGTAAACCTCGCTAGGGAATTATAAGGCCTCGCGGCTGACCATTAAGAAGTATCCTATATTGAACCGAAGATATACATTCCACCATTAGCTTGATCCAGCGAGAATCAAACCCCATTTTATGGAGAAGAGCCTCAATGAAACTCCACTCTATTCTATCatatgccttactcatatccgttttaatcGCCATAAACTTATTTTGACATGACTTATTGGTTCtcaatccatgaaacatttcatgcgctataagaatattatctgaTATTAACCTTCCTTCCACAAAAGCCGATTGTGTCTCCGATATTAGACGAGGGAGGTAAATTTTCAGTCGTTGACACAAAACTTTCGAAATAATCTTGTAACCCACATTACATAGACTTATCGGCCTCAGTTCTGTCATTCTTGTAGGTCTCTCTGTTTTTGGAATCATACAGATATTAGTAGTATTTAACCTTGGATCCATAGCAcctgtaacaaaaaaattgttcaccATTTCTACCACATCCTTCTTAATAACATGCCAAGAATGCTGGAAAAAGAGGGCTGTCATTCGATATGGACCTGGCGCTTTCTCCGGGTGCATCATGAATAAAGCTTGTCGGACCTCTTCCTCTGTTGCTATCCTCAACAAAACTTGATTCATTTGGGGAGAAATAGACGAAACTATCTCTTCCAAAAAACCATCAAATTCTGTTGGAGTGGTAGTACTAAACAGACCTTCAAAATAATCAACTGCCACCTTCTCAATTCCATTATCCTCAGTTATCCAATTACCCATTTCATCATGGAGACCCACTATTTTATTTCGGATCCTACGCTGCTTTGTTAGAGTATGGTAAAACTTAGTATTAAGATCTCCAGATGAATGCCACATATTCCGACTTTTCTTATGCCAATATTCCTCCTCATCCTTATAAGCCTCTTGTAACATCCTAGAAACTTCAAGAATCTCGTCCTGGGATCTGTTATTATCTGTTTGAACTTCCTCCAGCGCATGTTGGAGCTCCTTAATTTTATCCTTCCCAAATGGCTGATTATCCTTTCGCCATGAAGAAATTTCATGCCgacaattactaatttttgtaacaaaatcctCAATTTGTCCTCCCTGGTTCTCTGTCCAGCCTGTCACTATTGATTCCATAAGACCCTCCTGGCCGATCCATCTCTTATCAAATCTGAGTTGTCCCCTCTTTTTCCTCAATAAATTGTCCTCCAAAAAAGCGACTACAGGACGATGATCAGATCCCACCAACCTCAAGTATTCTGTGTAGGAACATGGGAAAAGCGTATGCCATTCTTCATTTGCCAAGGCCCGATCCAATCGACATCTGACCATCACTGCACCCTTTCCTTTGCCTCTCCTTCCTTGCCATGAAAATTTATTTCCTCGAGCCGGAAATTCCAGGAGCCCACTGTTCcgtatcatattattaaaagggATGAATGAAGTTGCACATCTTAGGGATCCCCCATCCTTCTCATGGTTCCCAGTGATCTCATTTAGTTCgccaataataaaccaaggttCGGATCGTGCTAATCCATATCGAGTTAATCTCTCCCATACCCGTTCTCTTAACTTTTGTACCGGTTCCCCATATACAAAAGTaagaaaaacttgttttcctTTGACCACCGCCTCCACGTCTATCATTCTGTTGCTAGAATATATGATTCTAACTTGATactcattattataaaaaagagCTAAACCACCACTCCTCCCATTTGGATCCACAGTAACCAGGCTATCAAAGCCAAAATGTGACTGAAATATTTGTACGGAATCGAAATTCTGTTTCGTTTCAGACAAAAATAAGAATTCCGGTTTGTGTTGGTGCCATATCTCCCGAAAATAACTTACTGTCCAGTGACTTCCAAGACCTCTACAATTCCAGCttaatgttttcatatatatatatcttcgtAAAGCTCTTTCGAGCCAGAAAGCATAGGTTTAATGAtacccaataaaaatttaaccTCAACAACCATAATCACCATATCCGAACAACCTTTAGATACTCCACAATCGCGTGTAAAAACAAGCGTATATAAAGACACGCGAGCACCGTCATAGTCCAGTATCCTTATGACCATCCCTATACCAAAATTTACCAAGAAACACAATTCGCAACTCAAGACCAAAAAAGCTATCCATTTGTTTACCAAATTCAAGTTTTGATGGCTAGTAAGAGAGACCAAAAATACCCATACGATCATCTTATTTATCCAAATCCCGAGCCAAACTCTGACCAAATTCTGGTGTTTCCGTGATTCATAAAGCATGTTAATAGGAGACCAAAAGACCCAGAAGACAATGCATAAAACAATGTATATGATGCTAAAAGAATACACAATCGGTATTTCACATGAGACCAAACTCGGAATGTGTGTACAAACTATATCGAGTGTCCAAATCCCATATCTTCCACAGTGTACTCTAAGGAAACCAAATCGCGTTATCATTTCAATTTGAACGTATAAACATGAGACCAAACCAAACCATGAATCCGACCACCATATTATATCCCAAATCATGACATCAAAAAACATTAACATTGTATGTGTTGATCTTGTCCTGGATAATTTCAGATAATGAAACACCGTAGATCTGACGTAACCACTCCCATCTTGCAGCTTCACCAAAGAGACAAACCTAATACACTTCATGGTTCCATATATTCTCTTCACTTGGTTTAATGAGACCAAGCCAAGAGTATGCTCCTCTACGATGATCCACAATCATTCtcaacaaagaaaaaatgatatggctttttaaaaatatgacatggcattatcacatatataatatcttttataaggATTTCTATTTTTTGGCAAGGTTTTCTAAATACTGCAATGACTAATAACCTATTATATCATCTTTAAAGTAAAATTtctatctaaatatatatttttagaattttttttgaaatatagtaataactgataattcatatatcaacattaaatcatatatatatatatatatatatcaaattaataaaaataaatgaaatataagtacaaattttttttacatcaacttatatatcataatttgtatatatatataatcaaaattaattgCAAGTGTTCAttaacaaatacaaaaatatagcaatactaatcaaatcaaattttgttgatagttaaatgattaaattttattcaaatttattgGTTCAGTAAGTTGATTAACATATTGATTTTTACGAGTTTAACGTAATTTAACTAAAACCAACaagaatttatatattaaaatatagtgatataaataacaattttttataaaaatgtaaactaGTCTCTATTATACCATCCAGAACATATGGTATTCCAAAGTAACACCAAGAggctatatatatttaatggtgAATGCTTTCCAATAGAACTACAAATATGACATGAAATATATATCTTGaatattatttgcgaagtaatttGTATATGTGTAATCACCACATtcattctcaaaaaaaaaaagatgacatggcttttaaaaaatactagtGCTTGACCCGCACACGCCCACACGTatattaattttacatttttcataaactGATATTAGTTTTTCAtgattagtgttatataatttagATGTGTCGCCGTaaaactaattgtattcaaaatacTCTGACTGAATCGagtaataagattatttttggtaTAAATATTCGAGCCCGTTTCAGATACattggttatttagatatttttatgttcatgcacataaaatcaaaatcattcagaCCCAGGAGGACCCAACTCGAACCCCACTAATTTAAAATCCCCAAAaaattgatccaaaaaaaaaaacttgtaccTCAATGAATACCTGAATGTCTATACCTAACTgattctgtaaaaaaaaaactctttctatatgtttgactatttttttgtttagtacAATAGTTATATGGAGTAAAACACTAaatgacaataaatgtaatatgttttagttactttgatttaagttattattttgttcACATAAACTTTTCTTTTGAATTATGTGTTTGGCTACGAAATTTTTCACCGATTGGaagtaagaaaaaagaaaattttagtaaaacaaattaaaccGAACTATTAACCATATGAAAAACCCcggttattttacatttttgatttttataatttgcacaaagttaatgttgattaactaataaaaaaaatctgcattgagttaatgttgattaactaataaataaaaggggaattttcatttttaccactttcatggtatcacttttcatctttatcaccactaaatagacatttttaaaaatacattcttcattaagtggcaaaagattcttatacccctgttctctatatataataaattattatttaaataaataaaaaatttaaaaaatttaaaaaaaaattatgtttttcgaattatactttttcaaattcgaactttttaaaaacttttttttgaattttttttttatctttttttcaaattttctttttgaaaatcgaaaattatgtttgaaactattttttaaatttttttttatatttattaactatttattaatatatttattagaatcctaaatttcatattccaaaaaccctaccccaccctTCAACTCTAAATTCTAAGTCTAgatgataccactcaaattaccctaaggagtgaattactctctcaaataagaggttcagttgcagtacttagggatcgaatccacaaggagctagggatcCTATTAAATCTAGCCAGGTTATTAATTCTAGGTGTTTGTTATTTTATGGGTTtcaaagtaaatagcaatcctaattgagcaaggctattgctcgactaacaagatgattgggggtgtaactttattggaagatattagatagggtttctattcaggtgttggagattataatcctatagatgcctaacagttgcatgcatgatatattagagctcaactccttaatcacagtgatcagcgatgacaatgtttcactggtgaattaactagatcttggatctcaactgtcgtcttttgatcacaagaaagtgtcgatcgatgatcctatagggatatcgatcgatacacctttcgcaatatcaatttattgtcagatgacgatatcgatcgatagcttctagttaagccctaggcgcaggttgataatgctcactagtctcctagatcagcggttagctctctctagcagtcctagcatgacatattagattcaggacatgatgatcaaggatgcttgatacatgcaaattcctaggttcaatattctagttagaaaggctagaacaagcattaagaacaatcaatcaatgaatatcacaactaagcaattctatagttggggctaatccctctaacctatttgaaccctgaatctaacaagtaaactactcagacatagctaagcaattcatgacacaaaataaagataaaaactgcatagaatagaatatatgaatcaatggagttccaatcacaaatctctctatgatcttctctcctaaaactctctctctctcttgctgaAAGTAAGAATACAATGATGATTAAAGCTCCctttgcctcctaacacttatgcaagtatataactattaggttaaaaactcgtcaggggtaatcttgtaatttggtgaagccttaggtttaaagtcggctggaactaAGTCGTGTGtttcgcgtctcgacatcgatcgatggtacaggatgtacatcgatccatcataatcttcaatcgtcgaggcttctcttctgtatcgatcgacgacactggatgtgcatcgatcgattgcttcttctgcatatcgacctctaatggtcagctcggatgaaatctcttttaagctcataaatgctccataatcatcactttactccaagatacttctgaaccttaaaacatacctaataggatataatatataatatatagatagtaaaacacttatataccatggatgaaaatgggtcaaatccatggtatatcaactcccccagacttacccttttgtttgtcctcaagcaaaacaaacaggcagtctctctgaaagaggtttgaaaacagcagggactcacaaatttaaaacatagaaatcatcacctctacaatattgcaatccacatctaaaaagtcttaatcacaaaagcacattatgcaatatcctagcttagcaaccaaattcaactagtcaacaactcagcaaatcatgtctgacattcccctctactaacctcatttcttagcataaatataaaagtgcaggctttaccttgggagtatcgatcaaaggatgcaaggattttcagacaagtatctggaactgcaggtaaaagttagttcccaATTTCTCTCTATATGATTTCTCTCTTAAGTCAAAATCTGCTTTTATTGCAAGATTAGTGACCAAGATtagacaggcttccatgaatcaagacttaatggtggttgccaccaagccctgttcacttctttttgacctatatccaagaattctttgtgaagcgagccttgaagattgccgcctccaagtcccgttcgaattctttttattggaatctttatgaatcaagccttaatggttttagccaccaagtcctattcagattcctcctaactaaatcctaagacctatttaaataataaatttaggaatttttttttttttttttttttttttttttttttttttttataaaaactaactactctagggtcaaaataga encodes:
- the LOC106385552 gene encoding brassinosteroid-responsive RING protein 1 gives rise to the protein MGLSYGSTGVIIVGVILNDLMKEVCSFLDLTRLFGLYSSEASGSINKIPMEDILPATKFEDMSRVNPPESCGICQDEFEGGDQVRSLRNCAHVFHKTCIDRWIHDDKMTCPLCRTLIIPDFYFFRL